The genomic interval ACGGCTTCTTTTAATCCTTCTTGCAAAGAATATTTAGGATTATATCCTAAAAGTGCTTTTGCTTTTTCAATACTTGCAAGTGAATGCGGGATATCTCCTGCTCTATTTGCTCCATATATAATTTCTACATCTGCAATTTTGGAATCAAACTCTGATAAGTATTTTTTTAAATATTTCACCAGATCATTTAATGTATTCCTGTCTCCAAAAGCTGTATTATAAACGGTATTAAAAGCTGAAGAATTTTGAGTTTTTATTGCCAACTCATTCATTTGAATCACATTCTCTATATATGTAAAATCACGTGAATAATTTCCATCTCCATTAATAACCGGGCTTTCATATTTCATTAATTGCTTAACAAATTTTGGAATTACTGCCGCATACGCTCCATCTGGATCTTGTTTTCTGCCAAAAACATTAAAATAACGCAACCCTATTGTTTCTAAGCCGTATGTTTTACTGAAAATTTCAGCATATAATTCATTGACGTATTTTGTAATTGCATAAGGAGATAATGGTTTCCCGATTACTTCCTCTACTTTTGGCAATCCCTCAGAATCTCCATAGGTTGATGAACTAGCCGCATATACAAATCTTTTTACTTTTGCATCTCTTGAAGCTACCAGCATATTTAAAAACCCCGAAACATTAACTTCATTTGTAGTAATTGGATCGTTTATAGATCTGGGAACAGAACCCAAAGCTGCCTGATGCAAAACATAATCTACACCTTTAACAGCTAGAATACAATCTTCAATATTTCGAATATCTCCTTCAATTAATTTGTAATTGGGATTGTTTATGAAATCGTTTAAATTATGATGATGTCCTGTAGAAAAATTATCCAAACACACTACTTTGTATCCTAATCCTAAAAAATACTCAGATAAATTAGACCCTATAAAGCCTGCTCCTCCAGTAATTAATATTGTATTTTGATTTGAAATTTCCATTTATATCAAAATTATTTTTTTCTAAATTTATTAGAAATCAATTTCCATAATCCAGTTGGTTTTTCTTCTTCATGATATCCATTTGAATAAGCTCCGTATCCATATCCGTATCCATAAGTAGATCCATATTTTGCTTTGTTTTCAAAACCGTTAAAAACAATACTTGCATTGCTTAGTTCTCCTCTCTTAACCTTATTATTAAGCAACGTGATCATATCTTTTTTAGTATAATTCTGTCTTACGATATACAAAGTCACATCTGCATATTGAACTAGCTCAGAAGCATCTGACACTAAACCAACCGGTGGTGTATCCAAAATTATATAATCATATTTTTGTTTTAATTCATCTATTAATTCATGCATTGCATCGCTCAAAATTAATTCTGATGGATTAGGAGGTATTGGTCCTGAAAGGATAACATCCAGATTTGCAATTTGAGTAGAATTAGTAATTTCATCGAGACTATTCTGTCTAATTAAATAATTTACTACCCCTAATTGTTTGTTTGTTAAACAAAATTCATCAGCCAATCTTGGTTTTCTCAAATCCAAACCAACAACAACTGTTTTCTTTTCGCTTAAAGCAAAAACTGTAGCAATATTAACCGAACAAAATGTTTTTCCTTCACCACTTATTGACGATGTAATCATCAGGGTTTTTGAACCGTTGAGCTGTTGTTTTTTATATAAAAATTGTAAAGAAGAACGAATTCCTCTGAAAGCTTCTGAAAGTGCTGATTTTGGCTTATCAAATACAGCCAGACTTCCTGTATCTTTATTTAAGCCTACTACCCCAATTATTG from Flavobacterium sp. carries:
- a CDS encoding SDR family oxidoreductase — protein: MEISNQNTILITGGAGFIGSNLSEYFLGLGYKVVCLDNFSTGHHHNLNDFINNPNYKLIEGDIRNIEDCILAVKGVDYVLHQAALGSVPRSINDPITTNEVNVSGFLNMLVASRDAKVKRFVYAASSSTYGDSEGLPKVEEVIGKPLSPYAITKYVNELYAEIFSKTYGLETIGLRYFNVFGRKQDPDGAYAAVIPKFVKQLMKYESPVINGDGNYSRDFTYIENVIQMNELAIKTQNSSAFNTVYNTAFGDRNTLNDLVKYLKKYLSEFDSKIADVEIIYGANRAGDIPHSLASIEKAKALLGYNPKYSLQEGLKEAVSWYWNNLK